CAAGATATGCGAGTTTTGAAGGGATGATGGCTATTCGGGAAGGCGCTACAGAAAACACATTCTTATCTAGCGAAACTTATGTCATAGGACAAATTGTAGGTGACTATAAAATTAACGGACAGCTACAACAACGTTATTTGGAAAGCAAGGTTGATTTTTCGGGTCGATTGGATAACGATTTTAAAATAGAAACCGATTATAATAAACAACTCGTTACTATTGAATTAGAAAAATTTATAGTTGGAGCAGAAGAAGATATTGTACCAAATGAGAACGGAGAGGAATATTTAAAAATAGTGGAAGCAGGTGGAAGTGGACCACACAATCACTTTTTAAAAGTAGGGCAGGTACAGAGCATTCATAATATTCTATTTGCGTTAAATAAACCTACAGATGGCGCGATAAACATTACTTACAACAAAGAAGGGCTTACCATTCAATCGCCTTTTGAAGGCGAGTACATGACGATGGCAACCAGAGCGCAAGGTAAATTGGTAAAAGATAGTTTACAACCTTTAGTATTACGTTCAAGGTATGTGATTGGCAATATGCAAATGGTGTTTCCTAAACCAGTAGTTAAGGGCGTTTTTGATGTTGTTCAGAAATCACAACTTTTAAGAAATGATGCAGATGGAGCAGTATTCAAAGTCACTGCCAATGGAAAAACAAAGTCTGTTGGATTATTGGGAGGTAAAGGCATTAATGGAAATTATAAACAAGTTGAGGTTGGTGGTTTGGATTTTGCATTAAAATATGGCTCTAAAGTATTGGAGTTACCCTTTAATATAAAATTAAATGATTTTGAGGCGGAGCGTTATCCTGGAACGGAAAAAGGGTACTCGGCATATTCCAGTCAGGTAACCGTTTTAGATGAAAAGGAAGGCGATTTTGATTATAAAATCTTTATGAATAATATCTTAGATCATCGTGGGTATCGTTTCTTTCAATCGAGTTTCGATCCCGATGAAAAGGGCACTATTTTATCTGTAAACCATGATTACTGGGGGACTTTAATAACTTATATTGGTTATTTTCTGCTTTATTTTGGGATGTTGGCTATTTTGTTTGTTAAAGGATCTCGTTTTGGAGATTTAAAAAGACAACTAAATAAAGTAAAAACAAAGAAAGCTAAATTGCTTACTATATTGTTATTATGTTTTGGTTTGAATATGTTTTCACAAGAACATTCGGCTAACGATGGACACGACCATTCTAAGCCAACAAAAGCTCAAATCGATTCTATTTTAGCGGTAAATATAACGCCTAAAGTACAAGCCGATGAATTTGGACATTTAGTAATTCAAGATCTTAGTGGGCGTATGATGCCTGTAAACACCTATGCGTCTGAGATGCTTCGTAAATTAAGTAAGCATGATACATACGAAGATTTTGATGCTAACCAAGTGTTCTTATCTATACAAGAAAGCCCAACACTCTGGTACAATGTGCCTATCATTTATTTAAAATCGAAGAAGGCAGATTCCATTCGGAAAATAATAGGCGTTTCTAAAGAAGATAAATATGCCACTTTAGCAGACTTTTTTACTTTGCGCGGAGAATATAAATTAGCACCTTATTTAGAAGAAGCTTATAAAGCACAGGTGCCTAACGGGTTTCAAAAAGAGTTTAAAGAAGCTGATCAACGTGTTTCGTTATTATACAATACTGTTGAAGGGATGTCTTTAAAAATATTTCCAATTCCTGATGATGAAAATAATAAATGGATTTCTACTTACGATTACAGACATGAAAACCATAAAATAAAAGATTCACTTTACGGAAATTTTATAAAAAATGGATTTAACGTTTATTTATATACATTAAATCAAGCAAAACGAACGGGTGATTTCTCTGAAGCATCAAAACTTTTAGCCGCTTTCAAAAAAACGCAACGCCAATATGGTGCTGAGGTGATGTTAAGTGATGATAAAGTACATACAGAGATTTTATATAACCAATATGATATTTTTAAGAAGTTATTTAGTTGGTATATGTATGCGGGTAGTTTGCTTTTTATATTACTTATTATTCAAATTTTTAAAGATAAAAGCAAATCGATAAATATTGCTGTCACTGTTTTTAAATTTATTATTCTAGGCTTATTTATTTTACATACAGCAGGATTAATTATGCGCTGGTATATATCGGGGCATGCCCCATGGAGTGATGCTTACGAATCGATGATTTATGTTGCCTGGGCAACCATGTTTTTTGGTTTAGCTTTTGGGCGTAAAAGTGATTTAACAATTGCATCTACAGCATTTGTAACCGCAATGCTTTTAATGATAGCCCATTGGAATTGGATGGATCCAGCAATTGCAAATTTACAGCCCGTATTAAATAGTTACTGGCTCATGATTCATGTAGCGGTTATAGTGGCGAGTTATGGACCATTTACTTTAGGAATGATTTTAGGTGTGGTATCATTATTATTGATGATTTTCACTACTAAAGAAAACAAAGAGAAAATGTTTCTCAATATTAAAGAACTTACCATTATAAATGAAATGGCTTTAACTGTTGGATTAGTCATGCTTACCATTGGTAATTTTCTAGGTGGTATGTGGGCAAATGAAAGTTGGGGACGATACTGGGGATGGGACCCTAAAGAAACATGGGCACTTATTAGTATTATGATCTATGCGTTTGTAATCCACATGCGATTGATTCCTGGACTTCGAGGACGCTGGTTTTTCAACCTCATGTCAATCTTTGCTATTTACTTTATTGTATTCACATATTTTGGTGTAAACTTTTATTTGTCAGGATTACATTCATATCAATCTGGACAGGAAGCAAGTTATAGCATTATTCTAGGGAGTGTGGCTTTAGTTGCTTTACTAGGCTTTTTCGCTTATCGAGGACATGTTAAGCATTATAAGAAATAGTTGATGCTATGGCAAAAACAGGTCGTGATAAAAACACAAAAAATAAGGCAAAGCATACCAGATTAATGACTCAGAAGAAAAATAAAAAGAAATCTGAGGAAGCATTAAGAAAAGAGCGTCTAAAGGCGATTATTCAAAAAGCTAATTCACAAAGTAATAAAGATTAACAGGAATGAACTAATGTGTTTATTTTATTAAACGCAATGTCCTTAAAATCTGTTATTATCATATCCGCTGTACTGTAGTCCTGGTTTTTAGAATGGAAACTATCAAAACCTACACAAAAAATATCAGCAGCTTTTGCAGCTTTAATACCGTTAGTAGAATCTTCAATAACGATACATTCATCATTATTAAATCCCGAAGCTTCAGCAGCTTTAATAAAAATTTCAGGATGGGGTTTAGATGCTTTTAAATCACCACCACTTAGCTTGGCAATAAAATATTGATCTAAATCAAAACGTTCAAAGATTTGATTAATACTCGTCATGGCAGCAGACGATGCTAAAACTAAAGTTAATCCGTTACGATGATAATCTTTTATTAAATCTAAAACACCATCAATTAAAGCTAAATCTGAATTGCTGTCAAAAAAACGTTTGTAATGCTTTCGTTTTAGGGCAACTAAGGTTTCTGGAGTTTCAGTGAGATTAAAATGATCGCATAAGCGTTTACAAATATTAATAGTAGATTGTCCTGTAAACGATTGATAAAGGGCATCTGAAACATCGATACCAATTTCATTAAACATATCATGATACGCTTTGTTATGCATGGGTTCACTATCAATAATAACACCATCCATATCAAAAATAACGGCTTTTAGCATGTTAATTTTTTTTTTGCTAAGATATTAGAATGGAAACTAACAGCCTAAAAAAATCATTTTGTAAATTAAAATTAAATGCACATCTTTGTCTTATGATTGTTTAATTCCACTTCCGCAAATGTGTCGAGGTTCTCTCGAGCAAAAACTACTAAGCGCGCTTTATGTGTTTGGTAATTATTTATATTTAATACAATCAAAATGCAATCAAATAAAATTTCTTTAAAACAATTTATTCAATATTTTAAAATAGCTGTAACAGGTAAAGAACAAAACTTTACTTCTGGCAGTATTCGTCGCGCTGTATTTATGCTATCGATTCCCATGATTTTAGAAATGCTCATGGAATCTATTTTTGCCATTGTAGATATCTTATATGTATCTCAGGTTAGTGTAAATGCTGTAGCAACCATTGGTTTAACAGAATCTGTTATTACTTTGGTATATGCAGTTGCCATTGGTTTAAGTATGGCAGCAACTGCTGTAGTAGCAAGACGTGTAGGCGAAAAAGATTTAAAAGGTGCTTCTAATGCTGCGGTTCAGGTTATTTTTCTAGGTGTCTTTGTAGCTGCTATTATTAGTGTGATAGGCATCTTATATCCTAAAGAAATTTTAGGACTTATGGGAGGTGAACCAGATCTAATTGCTGAAGGTTACGGGTATACTCAAGTACTTTTAGGCGGAAACATAACTATTATGTTATTGTTTTTAATCAATGCCATTTTTCGTGGAGCGGGTAATGCATCAGTTGCTATGTGGACACTAATTTTATCAAATGGACTTAATATTATTTTAGATCCCATGTTTATTTTTGGCTTTGGGCCTATTCCTGCTTATGGAGTAGAAGGAGCAGCCATAGCAACAACCATAGGTCGAGGTACCGCTGTTGTATTTCAATTAGCTATTCTATTCCTTGGGTACAGTAAAATTAAAGTAGGTATAAAGGACTTAGTAATCCGTGTTGGAGTTATGTTTAATTTAATAAAAGTATCGCTTGGAGGTATTGGTCAGTTTTTAATAGGGACTTCTTCATGGGTGTTTTTAATGCGAATTATGAGTGAGTTTGGAAGCGAAGTATTAGCTGGTTATACGATCGCAATTCGTGTGATGATGTTTACCATAATGCCCGCTTGGGGTATGAGTAATGCAGCAGCAACTTTAGTTGGACAAAATTTGGGAGCAAAAGAACCAGAGCGTGCTGAGCTGTCTGTTTGGAAAACAGGTAAGTATAGTGCCATTTTTATGGGCTTAGTTTCTATTGTTTACTTAGTATTTGCCCCACAAATAATAGTGCTGTTTAATGCCACTCCGGATGTTGTTAAATACGGAAGTCTGTGCTTAAGAGTTATAGCGGCTGGTTATATTTTTTATGGTTATGGTATGGTGGTGATTAACTCTTTTAATGGGGCAGGAGATACCAAAACACCTACATATATCAACTTTGTATGTTTTTGGTTATTGCAATTACCTTTTGCGTATATCATGGCAATTACTTTAGATTTTGGACCATCAGGTGTATTTTGGGCCATTACTTTAGCAGAAATATTAATAGCGGTTATTGCTATTATTTGGTTTAAAAAAGGGCATTGGAAAACTGTGAAAGTCTAGAATTTAGCTAGTTTGGGCTACTTGGTTTTTTATGAATTATGATAAAGGAGACTGATACATACTATCTAAATATAAACGAGCCAAATAAAAGTACTTTACTCGCGTTAAGAAATATTATTTTAAACCAGGATAAAGAGATTATTGAATTTTTAAAATATAAGATTCCTTGCTTCAAATATAGGAGCAAGGTGTTTTGTTATTTATGG
The Flavivirga spongiicola genome window above contains:
- the ccsA gene encoding cytochrome c biogenesis protein CcsA; translated protein: MQNKLANILFSTRLTAILFIAFAAAMATGTFLDAGQETSPTPYTRNLIYNAWWFEAIMVFFVINFTGNIFRFRLYKKEKWATFILHLAFIFILLGAFITRYASFEGMMAIREGATENTFLSSETYVIGQIVGDYKINGQLQQRYLESKVDFSGRLDNDFKIETDYNKQLVTIELEKFIVGAEEDIVPNENGEEYLKIVEAGGSGPHNHFLKVGQVQSIHNILFALNKPTDGAINITYNKEGLTIQSPFEGEYMTMATRAQGKLVKDSLQPLVLRSRYVIGNMQMVFPKPVVKGVFDVVQKSQLLRNDADGAVFKVTANGKTKSVGLLGGKGINGNYKQVEVGGLDFALKYGSKVLELPFNIKLNDFEAERYPGTEKGYSAYSSQVTVLDEKEGDFDYKIFMNNILDHRGYRFFQSSFDPDEKGTILSVNHDYWGTLITYIGYFLLYFGMLAILFVKGSRFGDLKRQLNKVKTKKAKLLTILLLCFGLNMFSQEHSANDGHDHSKPTKAQIDSILAVNITPKVQADEFGHLVIQDLSGRMMPVNTYASEMLRKLSKHDTYEDFDANQVFLSIQESPTLWYNVPIIYLKSKKADSIRKIIGVSKEDKYATLADFFTLRGEYKLAPYLEEAYKAQVPNGFQKEFKEADQRVSLLYNTVEGMSLKIFPIPDDENNKWISTYDYRHENHKIKDSLYGNFIKNGFNVYLYTLNQAKRTGDFSEASKLLAAFKKTQRQYGAEVMLSDDKVHTEILYNQYDIFKKLFSWYMYAGSLLFILLIIQIFKDKSKSINIAVTVFKFIILGLFILHTAGLIMRWYISGHAPWSDAYESMIYVAWATMFFGLAFGRKSDLTIASTAFVTAMLLMIAHWNWMDPAIANLQPVLNSYWLMIHVAVIVASYGPFTLGMILGVVSLLLMIFTTKENKEKMFLNIKELTIINEMALTVGLVMLTIGNFLGGMWANESWGRYWGWDPKETWALISIMIYAFVIHMRLIPGLRGRWFFNLMSIFAIYFIVFTYFGVNFYLSGLHSYQSGQEASYSIILGSVALVALLGFFAYRGHVKHYKK
- a CDS encoding HAD family hydrolase; the protein is MLKAVIFDMDGVIIDSEPMHNKAYHDMFNEIGIDVSDALYQSFTGQSTINICKRLCDHFNLTETPETLVALKRKHYKRFFDSNSDLALIDGVLDLIKDYHRNGLTLVLASSAAMTSINQIFERFDLDQYFIAKLSGGDLKASKPHPEIFIKAAEASGFNNDECIVIEDSTNGIKAAKAADIFCVGFDSFHSKNQDYSTADMIITDFKDIAFNKINTLVHSC
- a CDS encoding MATE family efflux transporter produces the protein MQSNKISLKQFIQYFKIAVTGKEQNFTSGSIRRAVFMLSIPMILEMLMESIFAIVDILYVSQVSVNAVATIGLTESVITLVYAVAIGLSMAATAVVARRVGEKDLKGASNAAVQVIFLGVFVAAIISVIGILYPKEILGLMGGEPDLIAEGYGYTQVLLGGNITIMLLFLINAIFRGAGNASVAMWTLILSNGLNIILDPMFIFGFGPIPAYGVEGAAIATTIGRGTAVVFQLAILFLGYSKIKVGIKDLVIRVGVMFNLIKVSLGGIGQFLIGTSSWVFLMRIMSEFGSEVLAGYTIAIRVMMFTIMPAWGMSNAAATLVGQNLGAKEPERAELSVWKTGKYSAIFMGLVSIVYLVFAPQIIVLFNATPDVVKYGSLCLRVIAAGYIFYGYGMVVINSFNGAGDTKTPTYINFVCFWLLQLPFAYIMAITLDFGPSGVFWAITLAEILIAVIAIIWFKKGHWKTVKV